GGGCTTCGGTAGGCCTGCGATCGGCGTGCGATTGCTGGGCCGGCGCCTTCCACTTCGGCAAGCGGCGGGACGAGGGCCTCGACTTCTGGGTGTCCTTCAACCTGGGTCGAATTTAGGAAACGGTCGCGGCAACGCCTCGTACGGCCTGCCGTTCGAAAGTCCGCTGACCATCCTTGACGGGCCGGAAGTCTCGGCCGTAGGTTGCGCGGCGCGTCAAACCCAGGAGTTTTTGAAGATGGCAGCAAAGGTTTTGGTCAGCGACGATCTGTCCCGAGAGGGCATCGAAATCCTCGAGCGCGGCGGCCTCTCCGTCGACGTCAAGGTGGGCCTCAAGCCCGAGGAGCTCCGCGCGATCATCGGCGAGTACGATGGCCTGGCCGTGAGGTCGGCGACCAAGGTGACGGCCGACCTCCTCGCCGCGGCGGGGAAGCTGAAGGTCGTCGGCCGCGCCGGCGTGGGCGTCGACAACGTCGACCTGCCTGCGGCGACCAAGCGCGGTGTGATCGTGATGAACACGCCGGGTGGATCGTCCGTGACGGTGGCGGAGCAGACCTTCGCCATGATGCTCTCGATGTTCCGCCACGTCCCCGCGGCGACCGCGAGCGTGAAGCAGGGGAAGTGGGAGAAGAAGAAGTTCCAGGGGCGCGAGGCGGCCGGCAAGACCCTCGGCGTGATCGGCATCGGCAACATCGGCGCGATCGTGGTGGAGCGGGCCCGGGCCTTCGGGATGAAGGTGATCGCCCATGACCCCTTCATCTCCCCCGAGGCCGCCGCGAAGCTCGGCGCCACCCTCGTTCCCCTCGAGGAGATCTGGTCGAGCTCCGACGTGATCTCCCTCCACGTGCCCCTCACCGAGCAGACGCGCCACATCGTGAACGCGCAGACCCTCGCGAAGATGAAGCCGGGCTCGTACCTGGTGAACGCGGCACGGGGAGGCGTGGTCGACGAGGTCGCCCTCGCCGACGCGCTCAAGAGCGGCCACCTCGCCGGCGCCGCCCTCGACGTCTTCGAGAAGGAGCCGCCCGCCGCCGATCATCCGCTCTTCGCCCTCGACAACTTCGTGTGCGCGCCGCACCTCGGCGCGTCCACCCAGGAGGCCCAGGAGATCGTCGCGGTGCAGCTCGCCGAGCAGATGGTGGCCTTCTTCCAGGACGGCTCCATCAAGAACGCCGTGAACGTCCCCGCGGTCTCGAAGGAGCTTCTCGAGCACCTCGGGCCCTGGCTCGACCTCGCGGGCCGCGTCGGCGCGGTGGCCGGGCAGCTCGCGCCGGAGAACGCCTCCAAGGTGACCATCGAGCTCACGGGCGAGGTCACGGAGCACGGCACCAAGCCGCTCACCAACGAGATCCTCCGCGGGCTCCTCCCGTTCTTCACCCAGGATCCGGTGAACGTGGTGAACGCGCCGGCCCTCGCCAAGGAGCGCGGCCTCGCGATCACCGAGGTGAAGAAGGCCGAGAGCCCCGACTACGCCTCCACGATCGGCATCAAGCTCGAGGGCGCCTCGGGCTCCATCGAGGTCGTTGGCTCGGTGCTGGGCAAGCACGACCTGCGCATCACGCGGATCGACCGCTTCGAGATCGACGCGGTGCCCGACGGCTACATCCTCGTGCTCCGCAACGAGGACGTCCCGAAGATCGTCGGCAAGGTCGGCAGCATCCTCGGTGACGCCGGGGTGAACATCGGCCGGATCCACCTCTCGCGCTCGGCGCGGAGCGGCCAGGCGTTCTCCATGATCAACATCGACTCGCCGGCGTCGGCTGCGGTGCTCGCCGAGCTCCGCGCCGTCCCGCACGTGATCAGCGTCACGCCGATCCAGCTCTGATTTCGAAACGAGGAAGCAATGAGCCGCAAGCACAACTTCAACGCCGGTCCGTCGACCCTGCCTCTCGCGGCGCTCGAGAAGGCGGCCGCGAACCTCGTCGATCACGAGGGCCTCGGCCTCTCGGTCCTCGAGATGAGCCACCGGTCCAAGGACTTCGAGGCGATCCTCGCCCACGCGAAGGAGACCCTCGCGGGCCTCCTCTCGCTCCCCGCCGACTACGACGTGCTCTTCCTCCAGGGCGGCGCGTCCCAGCAGTTCGCCATGGTGCCGATGAACCTGGGCAGCGGGGGCGCGTACGTGACCACCGGCGCCTGGTCCCAGAAGGCGCTGGCGGAGGCGAAGGTCGTCGGCGAGCCGGTGGAGATCTGGACCGACAAGGCCGACAACTTCCGCAAGGTCCCCGCCGAGAGCGAGGCGCTGGCCGTCCCGGCGGGCGCCCCCTTCCTGCACTACACGACCAACAACACGATCTTCGGCACCCAGTTCCACTACGTGCCGAAGGCCTCGGTGCCGCTCGTCGCGGACATGTCGAGCGACTTCCTCTCCCGGCCCATCGACGTCCGGCCCTTCGGCCTGATCTACGCCGGCGCCCAGAAGAACGCCGGGCCCTCCGGCGTGACCATCGTGGTGGGCCGCAAGTCCATCCTGGAGTCGTTCGCCGGACCGAAGTGGGTCCCCACGATCCTCCGCTACGAGACCCACGCCAAGGCGGACTCGCTCTACAACACGCCTCCGACCTTCGGCATCTACCTCTGCTCGCTGGTCTTCGACTGGATCCGCGCTCAGGGGGGCTGGAGGAGATGGCCCGTCGCGCCCAGGCCAAGGCCGCGCGCATCTACGACGTGATCGATC
The Vulgatibacter incomptus DNA segment above includes these coding regions:
- the serA gene encoding phosphoglycerate dehydrogenase; translated protein: MAAKVLVSDDLSREGIEILERGGLSVDVKVGLKPEELRAIIGEYDGLAVRSATKVTADLLAAAGKLKVVGRAGVGVDNVDLPAATKRGVIVMNTPGGSSVTVAEQTFAMMLSMFRHVPAATASVKQGKWEKKKFQGREAAGKTLGVIGIGNIGAIVVERARAFGMKVIAHDPFISPEAAAKLGATLVPLEEIWSSSDVISLHVPLTEQTRHIVNAQTLAKMKPGSYLVNAARGGVVDEVALADALKSGHLAGAALDVFEKEPPAADHPLFALDNFVCAPHLGASTQEAQEIVAVQLAEQMVAFFQDGSIKNAVNVPAVSKELLEHLGPWLDLAGRVGAVAGQLAPENASKVTIELTGEVTEHGTKPLTNEILRGLLPFFTQDPVNVVNAPALAKERGLAITEVKKAESPDYASTIGIKLEGASGSIEVVGSVLGKHDLRITRIDRFEIDAVPDGYILVLRNEDVPKIVGKVGSILGDAGVNIGRIHLSRSARSGQAFSMINIDSPASAAVLAELRAVPHVISVTPIQL